A portion of the Fusobacterium nucleatum genome contains these proteins:
- a CDS encoding ankyrin repeat domain-containing protein encodes MSLYDLNDLYWKLRDNPMSREEVLEYYRNADIEEKDNAQSSLLHIAAEHGDSLAIEVLLNRGMDANIENSEAEKPLHRLAEGTRHINNGEEIAKCAELLLDAKASVLRKDRFGRTPVILAAKNAYYEILKVFIDRGLKLSLKDSEGNSALHIACQYFSDYDEEDEERYFKTIKYLLEAGLDPNEKNNDDKTATDMAIKRCNKKIIALLLGNYDEENPNELLIQTGGLSLHRAIEKKDYEAVNALIKLGTDVNAFSEEEDTLFREMTPLGIAFYMFDEYSVKALLEAGADVNLKTTEENTALGEILGYMKDNYFSFNKIPLIEELLKLLLDNGLKINDTVDKKGNTAFIKACKSIDENNLSNGKTLAAVVAKFLLKENCDVNSTNLYGQTALMFLCASRDIESQDLQIQVLEAGADVGTMDKNGDTPLIYAAKNRNANSGKEMAELLFDFGDPKLEHVNNDGKTALEIATDLNNEEFVKFLLTKM; translated from the coding sequence ATGAGCTTATATGATTTAAATGACTTGTATTGGAAATTAAGAGATAATCCAATGAGTAGAGAAGAAGTTTTAGAATATTATAGAAATGCTGATATAGAAGAAAAGGATAATGCTCAATCATCTCTATTACATATAGCAGCTGAACATGGTGATAGTCTTGCTATTGAAGTATTATTAAATAGAGGAATGGATGCCAATATAGAAAATAGTGAAGCTGAAAAACCTTTACATCGTTTAGCAGAAGGAACAAGACATATTAACAATGGTGAGGAAATAGCTAAATGTGCAGAATTATTACTAGATGCAAAAGCTAGTGTACTTAGAAAAGATAGGTTTGGAAGAACACCAGTAATATTGGCAGCTAAAAATGCTTATTATGAAATATTGAAAGTTTTTATAGATAGAGGATTAAAATTATCTTTAAAAGATAGTGAGGGAAATAGTGCTTTACATATAGCTTGTCAATACTTTTCAGATTATGATGAAGAAGATGAAGAGAGATACTTTAAAACTATAAAATATTTATTAGAAGCTGGGTTAGATCCAAATGAAAAAAATAATGATGATAAAACAGCAACGGATATGGCTATAAAAAGATGTAATAAAAAAATAATAGCTTTATTATTGGGAAATTATGATGAAGAAAATCCAAATGAATTATTAATTCAAACAGGTGGGCTTTCTTTACACAGAGCAATTGAAAAAAAAGACTATGAAGCTGTAAATGCCCTTATAAAATTAGGAACTGATGTCAATGCTTTTTCAGAGGAAGAAGATACACTTTTTAGAGAAATGACACCATTAGGAATAGCTTTTTATATGTTTGATGAATACAGTGTAAAGGCTTTATTAGAGGCTGGAGCTGATGTTAATCTAAAAACTACTGAAGAAAATACTGCTCTTGGAGAAATTTTAGGATATATGAAAGATAACTATTTTAGTTTTAACAAGATTCCTCTTATAGAAGAACTTTTAAAACTTCTATTAGATAATGGTCTAAAAATAAATGACACTGTAGATAAAAAAGGAAATACTGCTTTTATAAAAGCTTGTAAATCTATTGACGAAAATAATTTAAGTAATGGGAAAACATTAGCAGCTGTTGTAGCAAAATTTCTTTTGAAAGAAAATTGTGATGTTAATTCTACTAATTTATATGGTCAAACTGCTTTAATGTTTTTATGTGCTAGTCGTGATATAGAATCTCAAGATTTACAAATCCAAGTATTAGAAGCTGGGGCTGATGTAGGAACTATGGATAAAAATGGGGATACTCCTTTAATATATGCAGCTAAAAATAGAAATGCAAATAGTGGAAAAGAAATGGCTGAATTGCTATTTGATTTTGGAGATCCAAAACTAGAACATGTAAATAATGATGGTAAAACTGCTTTAGAAATAGCAACTGACTTAAATAATGAAGAGTTTGTAAAATTTTTACTAACAAAAATGTAA